In one Musa acuminata AAA Group cultivar baxijiao chromosome BXJ2-5, Cavendish_Baxijiao_AAA, whole genome shotgun sequence genomic region, the following are encoded:
- the LOC103984955 gene encoding auxin response factor 18, which yields MLAFDKSMKEPPSMKQTDKCLDSQLWHACAGGMVQMPAVNSKVYYFPQGHAEHAQGVVDFGTSRRIPPLILCRVTALKFMADQETDEIFAKIHMVPLSSNEPDHGEDDRLSLSINGLDAQEKPASFAKTLTQSDANNGGGFSVPRYCAETIFPRLDYSADPPVQTVHAKDVHGEIWKFRHIYRGTPRRHLLTTGWSTFVNQKKLVAGDSIVFLRTKDGDLCVGIRRAKRGGIGGGPEIPSGWNPLNGNYASNYGGFSAFLREEESKLMRGNGNGGSFSSGGGTRIGGRVRADSVIEAATLAAHGKPFEVMYYPRASTLEFCVKAASVKAAMRIQWCPAMRFKMAFETEDSSRISWFMGTISSVQIADPVRWPNSPWKLLQVTWDEPDLLQNVNCVNPWLVELVSNMPAIHLPPFSPPRKKLRIPQHSDFPLEGQLPTPMFPGNPLGHSTSPLCCLPDSTPAGIQGARHAQFGIPLSDLHLDKLQSGLFHAGFHRLGYPTSLSKISTGLIIDSPAIDNNISCLLTIGNTSQSTKNRCDGKPQQLVLFGKQILTEEQISLSNSGDMVSPGATANSSSDGTNKNLVVDNSSRNGLQWCRDHLASELGLETGHCKVFMESDDVGRTLDLSVFASYEELYGTLADMFRIKRSEMTSHVIYKDATGAVKHTGDEPFSDFMKSARRLTILIDSGSDNTGRSTLPGSLDANLPCCS from the exons ATGCTCGCATTCGACAAATCGATGAAAGAACCACCATCGATGAAACAAACTGACAAGTGCCTGGACTCCCAGCTATGGCATGCATGTGCTGGCGGAATGGTTCAGATGCCGGCGGTGAACTCCAAGGTCTACTACTTCCCACAGGGCCACGCAGAGCACGCCCAAGGTGTCGTGGATTTTGGGACCTCCCGTCGAATCCCACCTCTCATCCTTTGCCGAGTAACTGCCTTGAAATTTATGGCCGATCAGGAGACTGATGAGATCTTCGCTAAGATCCACATGGTTCCGCTGAGTTCCAACGAACCAGACCATGGCGAAGATGACAGATTGAGTCTCAGTATAAATGGACTTGATGCACAGGAGAAGCCGGCATCTTTTGCAAAGACTCTGACTCAATCGGATGCCAATAATGGCGGGGGATTCTCTGTTCCTCGTTACTGTGCTGAGACCATCTTCCCACGGTTGGATTACTCGGCCGACCCTCCTGTGCAGACCGTCCATGCAAAGGATGTGCATGGTGAGATTTGGAAGTTCAGGCACATATACAGGGGCACCCCTCGCCGGCACCTGCTCACAACTGGATGGAGTACTTTTGTTAACCAGAAGAAGCTTGTGGCAGGGGATTCAATTGTGTTCTTGAGAACAAAAGATGGGGATCTTTGTGTGGGGATCCGACGGGCTAAAAGAGGTGGGATTGGTGGGGGTCCAGAGATCCCTTCTGGATGGAATCCCCTGAATGGAAACTATGCGTCGAACTATGGAGGCTTCTCTGCTTTCCTAAGGGAGGAAGAGAGTAAATTGATGAGAGGAAATGGAAATGGTGGTAGTTTTAGTTCTGGTGGGGGTACGAGGATAGGGGGAAGAGTGAGGGCAGATTCTGTCATTGAGGCGGCTACACTTGCAGCTCATGGAAAACCTTTTGAGGTTATGTACTATCCTAGAGCAAGTACGCTAGAATTCTGTGTGAAGGCTGCATCAGTAAAAGCAGCAATGAGGATCCAATGGTGCCCTGCGATGAGGTTTAAAATGGCTTTTGAAACTGAGGATTCCTCGAGGATTAGTTGGTTCATGGGAACGATATCTTCTGTTCAGATTGCAGATCCCGTACGATGGCCTAATTCACCTTGGAAACTTCTGCAG GTGACATGGGATGAACCAGATTTATTACAAAATGTAAACTGCGTGAACCCATGGCTGGTTGAACTGGTATCGAACATGCCAGCTATCCATCTACCACCCTTCTCTCCACCAAGGAAAAAGCTCCGCATTCCCCAGCACTCTGACTTTCCCCTTGAAGGCCAACTTCCAACACCAATGTTCCCCGGGAACCCCCTTGGTCACAGCACCAGTCCCTTGTGCTGTTTACCGGACAGTACTCCTGCAGGCATACAGGGAGCCAGGCATGCTCAATTTGGTATACCTTTATCAGATCTCCACCTTGACAAACTGCAGTCGGGTCTGTTCCACGCTGGCTTTCACCGCCTTGGTTACCCCACTTCGCTTTCAAAAATATCAACGGGCCTCATCATTGACAGTCCTGCtattgataacaacatatctTGTTTGTTAACAATTGGCAATACTTCTCAAAGCACAAAAAATCGCTGTGATGGTAAACCACAACAATTAGTGCTTTTTGGGAAGCAAATACTGACCGAAGAGCAGATTTCTCTAAGCAATTCTGGGGATATGGTCTCCCCTGGAGCCACCGCAAACAGTTCTTCTGATGGGACCAATAAGAATCTCGTTGTGGACAATTCATCTCGTAATGGACTCCAATGGTGCAGGGACCACCTTGCATCAGAGCTTGGACTGGAGACTGGGCATTGCAAGGTTTTTATGGAGTCAGATGATGTTGGACGTACCCTTGATCTCTCTGTGTTTGCTTCTTATGAAGAACTATATGGAACACTAGCTGACATGTTCCGCATTAAAAGGTCAGAGATGACAAGCCATGTGATTTACAAGGATGCAACAGGTGCAGTTAAACACACTGGAGATGAACCTTTCAG TGACTTCATGAAATCAGCACGAAGACTGACGATATTAATAGATTCTGGCAGTGACAACACAGGAAG ATCGACATTACCTGGGTCGCTCGATGCAAACTTGCCATGCTGCAGTTGA